The Candidatus Margulisiibacteriota bacterium genome has a window encoding:
- a CDS encoding tyrosine--tRNA ligase, which yields MDISLIQYNTEEIIPRESLIEKLQLNRPLRIKFGADPSAPDLHLGHTVILRKLKELQKLGHEVIFLIGDFTAMIGDPTGKSETRKPLSKEQVLENAKSYQDQIFRILDREKTQVVYNSTWLRTLSAIDMVKLTSKYTVARMLERDDFEKRFKNEQSICVHEFLYPLFQGYDSVELNADIEIGGTDQKFNLLMGRHLQKEYGQNPQVIITMPILEGTDGVQKMSKSLGNHIGITESPSNIFGKIMSIPDSLIIRYYKLLTPLSPEKITELEAGLANGTQHPREVKDNLAYMITQEFCGDENAAKARDEFKRVFSNSGIPDNIPTITLPAEEIKLVAFLQEHGLVTGNREYCRLIEQGAISINGEKITRDTSSIIPEKDLIIKVGKRKFIKIIPK from the coding sequence ATGGACATATCTCTGATTCAATACAATACTGAAGAAATAATACCACGAGAAAGTTTAATTGAAAAGTTACAATTAAACCGCCCTTTGAGGATAAAGTTTGGAGCAGACCCATCTGCGCCTGATCTTCACCTCGGTCACACCGTTATTCTTAGAAAGCTAAAAGAGCTCCAAAAGCTGGGTCATGAGGTGATATTTCTCATCGGAGATTTCACAGCAATGATCGGCGACCCGACAGGGAAATCAGAGACTAGAAAGCCTTTATCCAAAGAGCAAGTGCTGGAAAATGCGAAATCCTATCAAGATCAGATATTCCGTATCCTCGACCGGGAAAAGACACAAGTAGTTTATAATAGTACCTGGTTGAGAACTCTATCTGCAATCGATATGGTTAAGCTTACCAGCAAGTATACAGTTGCACGAATGCTAGAACGGGATGACTTCGAAAAAAGATTTAAGAATGAGCAGTCTATATGTGTCCACGAATTTCTCTACCCATTGTTTCAAGGCTACGATTCAGTAGAGTTAAATGCAGACATTGAGATTGGTGGTACCGATCAGAAATTCAATTTATTGATGGGGAGACATCTCCAAAAAGAATACGGGCAAAATCCGCAAGTCATTATTACCATGCCGATCCTGGAAGGGACCGACGGCGTTCAAAAAATGAGCAAAAGCCTAGGCAATCATATCGGAATTACTGAAAGCCCGTCGAATATATTCGGCAAAATCATGTCAATACCAGATTCGTTGATTATTCGTTACTATAAATTGTTGACACCTTTATCTCCTGAAAAGATAACAGAACTTGAAGCTGGGCTTGCCAACGGCACTCAACATCCGCGAGAAGTCAAAGATAATCTAGCCTATATGATTACGCAAGAGTTTTGTGGTGACGAGAATGCAGCAAAAGCACGTGACGAATTCAAGCGTGTTTTTTCTAATTCAGGAATTCCGGATAATATTCCAACAATTACGCTTCCGGCAGAGGAAATAAAACTGGTTGCCTTTTTACAAGAACACGGCCTCGTTACTGGCAATAGAGAGTATTGCAGACTTATAGAACAAGGAGCTATTTCAATCAACGGGGAGAAGATAACCAGAGATACTTCCAGCATAATTCCTGAAAAAGATCTAATTATTAAGGTAGGAAAAAGGAAGTTCATAAAAATTATCCCCAAATAA
- the trpE gene encoding anthranilate synthase component I: MIYPPFEQFKEMSLQGNLIPVFMEIPADLETPVSAYLKTESPFSFLLESVEGGETLARYSFIGSDPMIVFQAKGNSIKITQNGSTEHLEGDPIHKLKELMHQFNPVKIPLLPRFHGGAVGYFGYDAIRYIEKIPNKNPDDLQIPDVHFMLATTIMAFDHIKHKIIIIANALVKDDLKEAYDTAINNIHSILHKISKPLDPQKHKLTSILPENETKYTSNLTLDQFKENVEKAKQYIYQGDIFQVVLSQRFSKKTTSDPFTTYRRLRMVNPSPYMFYLKFDDAILIGSSPEILVRLENNKATLRPIAGTRPRGATPAVDIELEKELLADIKENAEHIMLVDLGRNDLGRVCSYNSIQTTSLMHIERYSHVMHIASNIEGQLNPQFDGFDLLRACFPAGTVSGAPKIRAMEIIDELENTQRGHYAGAVGYFDFAGNMDTGIIIRTILIHKDTAYMQAGAGIVADSDPEKEYIETINKAKPLLSVC; this comes from the coding sequence ATGATCTATCCACCATTTGAACAATTCAAAGAAATGTCACTACAGGGGAATTTAATCCCCGTTTTTATGGAAATACCGGCCGACCTGGAAACCCCGGTTAGCGCGTATCTGAAAACAGAATCCCCGTTTTCCTTTTTACTTGAAAGTGTTGAAGGAGGCGAGACATTAGCTCGATATTCATTTATCGGAAGTGACCCTATGATAGTTTTCCAAGCAAAAGGGAATTCAATTAAAATCACTCAAAATGGCTCTACAGAACATCTTGAGGGCGATCCTATCCATAAATTGAAGGAACTCATGCACCAGTTTAATCCGGTAAAAATACCACTGCTTCCACGTTTCCATGGCGGTGCTGTAGGCTACTTCGGCTATGACGCAATAAGATATATTGAAAAAATTCCCAACAAAAATCCTGACGATCTTCAAATCCCTGATGTTCACTTTATGCTCGCCACAACAATAATGGCTTTTGACCATATCAAACATAAAATAATAATCATCGCTAACGCACTTGTAAAAGATGATCTCAAGGAGGCTTATGACACTGCGATTAACAATATCCATAGTATTCTCCATAAAATCAGTAAGCCGCTCGACCCGCAAAAACATAAGCTTACAAGCATTCTTCCTGAAAATGAAACCAAGTATACCTCCAACCTTACCCTCGATCAATTCAAAGAAAATGTCGAAAAAGCAAAACAATACATTTATCAAGGAGATATTTTTCAAGTTGTTCTCTCTCAGCGATTTTCAAAAAAAACTACATCGGACCCTTTCACAACCTATCGCAGACTCCGTATGGTCAATCCTTCTCCCTATATGTTCTACCTTAAATTCGATGATGCGATACTCATCGGCTCATCACCAGAAATTCTCGTACGTCTCGAGAACAACAAAGCGACACTGCGCCCAATCGCGGGAACAAGGCCCAGAGGGGCTACTCCAGCAGTTGATATCGAACTGGAAAAAGAGCTGTTAGCCGACATCAAAGAAAACGCTGAGCATATCATGCTCGTTGATCTGGGAAGGAATGACCTAGGACGGGTATGCAGCTATAATTCCATACAAACAACCTCGCTTATGCACATTGAACGATACTCACATGTCATGCATATTGCTTCAAATATAGAAGGGCAGCTCAATCCTCAATTCGATGGATTTGACTTACTCAGGGCATGTTTTCCAGCCGGAACAGTATCGGGGGCTCCCAAAATAAGAGCAATGGAAATCATCGACGAACTTGAAAACACTCAAAGAGGTCATTACGCGGGGGCGGTTGGTTATTTTGACTTTGCAGGAAACATGGATACAGGTATAATTATAAGAACTATTTTAATACATAAGGACACTGCCTATATGCAAGCGGGCGCAGGAATTGTGGCTGATTCCGATCCGGAAAAGGAATATATTGAAACAATTAACAAAGCAAAGCCACTTCTTTCTGTCTGCTAA
- a CDS encoding anthranilate/aminodeoxychorismate synthase component II (TrpG; with TrpE catalyzes the formation of anthranilate and glutamate from chorismate and glutamine; TrpG provides the glutamine amidotransferase activity), with protein MILFIDNYDSFTYNLVQYFGKFVSDIQVYRNDQITIEQIEELNPQLIVISPGPCTPKEAGISIEVIKNFHSKKPILGVCLGHQSIGYVFGGNIINAKTLMHGKTSQISHIGNELFENISSPFTAIRYHSLVIEEQSMPQCLEIIARSEDNEIMAVKHREFPVYGVQFHPESILTKAGETIVMNFLKIGGLL; from the coding sequence ATGATCCTATTCATAGATAATTATGATTCATTTACCTATAATCTTGTTCAGTATTTCGGCAAATTTGTTTCCGACATTCAAGTCTACCGGAATGATCAGATAACTATTGAACAAATTGAAGAACTTAACCCACAACTTATTGTTATCTCACCGGGCCCTTGTACTCCTAAAGAAGCGGGAATAAGCATTGAGGTTATAAAAAATTTCCATTCAAAAAAACCCATTCTTGGGGTCTGCCTTGGACATCAATCAATAGGATATGTTTTTGGCGGTAATATTATCAATGCAAAAACGCTTATGCACGGAAAAACATCGCAAATTTCTCATATTGGGAACGAGTTATTCGAAAACATCTCCTCTCCATTTACAGCAATACGATATCATTCACTCGTTATTGAAGAACAATCGATGCCTCAGTGCCTTGAGATTATTGCAAGATCCGAAGATAACGAAATTATGGCAGTTAAGCATCGAGAATTTCCAGTTTACGGAGTACAATTTCATCCCGAATCGATACTGACAAAAGCAGGAGAAACAATCGTCATGAACTTCCTTAAAATCGGAGGTTTACTGTGA